DNA from Candidatus Hydrogenedentota bacterium:
GGCGCATCCGGCTGGATGGAATTCTGTTCGTAGGCGTATGCCCGGACCCGAACCAGAAGGGGGAAGAGCTGCGTACCTTCCTGCAAAATGTTGGATGCATCATCCCGGTATATCGCGATCCTCAGGGAGAGGTTGCGAAGCAATTCGGGGCAACGGTGACTCCGGAGTATTTCATGCTGGACGAGAAAGGAATTCTTGTCTACCACGGCGCGCTCGGTGAACGGGAGGCCGGGCTCGAACTCGCGATCCAGGAGCACCTTGCCGGGAAAGAAGTCACTGCGCGCGCTGCGGTCAAGGGCGACCCGATTGATTCGACCGCGCCGGAGAGACAAGTGCCCAATAAGTACGGCACGATCTACTTCGCGTCGCAACTGATCTTCGAAAAGATCCCCGGGGCTGCCGTGCATCATTGCTCAACGGTTGCGGAAGCATCGAACAAGGACATCCTTTGTTTGTGGTACGGGGGGAGTTACGAATCCGCGGAGGATCAAGCGCTCTTTCTGGCTCGCCAGAGGAACGGCCAAGCCGCGTGGGATGAGCCTCAACGCCTGATCTTCGACCCCAACATGCCGCCAGGGAACGCCGTGATTTTCCAGGGCCCGGACCAAAGACTATGGCTCATCTGGGGACGCATGGAATCGGAGCGGCCCATACGGCGCGGCAGCGGCTGGGGCGAATGCCGGTTGATGTACCGGACATCAGCCGACAATGGCGTCACCTGGAGCGGCGATACCGAGATCCCGGATGGCTTTGGGTCTTTCCCGCGGAATCTGCCGTTCACGCTGTCCGATGGACGTTTCGGCATTCCCATGAGCGGCGAAGGGCCGCAAGGGCACGGAGGCTCATATCTCCTGTTTCTGGACCCCGCCGGCCCGGCCTGGACGCGCAGTGCGTTTGTGCGCGGCGGCAGCCAACCGACTATCATACAACGCGGCACCGGTGAACTCCTGATGCTCATGCGCAGCAGCCCGCGCATTCGTCAAAGCATTTCCGCCGACGGAGGCGCAACATGGCCGGCATCACAGGCCACCGAACTGAAAAACCCCGGTTCCGGCATCTGCATGACAAAACTGAAAAGCGGCCGAGTCCTTCTCGCCTTCAACGATACCGACGGCGACGACCGCACCCCGTTCAATCTCATCCAGTCCACCGATGACGGGATCACGTGGCAGGATCTGCGTACGCTGGAAGCCGACTGGGGCGAATTCTCGTACCCCAGCATTATTCAGGCCTCGGACGGACGAATTCACCTGACGTACACGTACCGGCGGTTCTCGATCAAACACACCGTATTCAACGAAAACTGGCTGACGAGCCTTGAACGGCCCAATTAGGTTGATTGCCCCCATCGGGGGTTAACACGAGCCGCTGATGGCGGCGGGTTCTGACTGCGCGGCCACTGGGTTTCAGTAAAGACGAATTGGAGTTCCGTCCTCCTTGGAGTCGCAGCGCGCAGGTTGGCTGTCTCCAAAGTTGGCGTGTTTCGAAATAGACGAGCTGCTACCTGCTGGATGAACAGAAGGGTCGTGTGAATCAATCGCGTGGAATCGGTGGCTACGCTGAAGCATGCCGGCAGGGGCTGGATCTTGGCGAGAAAACACGGGGCGCGCGTGAAAACTCTGTTCTGATGAGTGAGAGAGATTCCCGTTCACGCGGCTTCGCGACACCAGCTTTTCAGGATGCCCCCAACGTCTACGCGGCATTGGATGCGGCCTGCTGTCTGTGACACAGCGGCACGAGCCTCAAGACAAAGGCGGATCAGGTTTCGTGATGGACATTCTCGACGGCTTCTATCAACTCCCGGGCGTTTTCAACTGCGTACCCCTCGATATCGTTGTTGAAATAGACGAACACTTCGCGGCCGGCATCGAGCCATTCACGCACTCTCGCGGCATCCTTCCTGATGACGGCGCCGCTGTAACGCTCCTGGTAATGACCCGTGGGGCCGTGCCGCCGCACGTACACGAAGCTCGAGGCATTGGGTTCAGTCGTTGAACAGCGCGGCATGTCAGCGAGACACAACGCCGCGTCATGCCGGTCCAGCACGTCCGTGAGTTCGTCGCCAATCCAGTCGCGGTTCCGGCACTCCACGGCCACATGCCATGGGGTGCGCCCCGCCGCCTCCTTCAGGTCCGCGAGGAACGTGTCCAGCCGCGCCGTGTCGCGCCGTTGCGATGGGGGTAGCTGAACGAGCAGGGGACCCCGCTTCGCACCCAGAGGCGCCACTGCGGCGAAGAACTCCCGGACTTCTTCCCCGCAGTCAATAAGACGCTTTTCATGCGTGATGCGCCGCCACAGCTTGAGTGCGAACCGGAAGTCTGGCGGCGTGACTGCGGCCCAGCGCGTGACCATCGTCTCGCCTGGCAGGCGATAAAAGGTTGTGTTTACCTCTACGGTAGCGAAACGCTCTGCAAAGAACTGCAACCATTCGCCCGCCTTCAGCCCCCTGGGATAAAACCGGCCCCTGGCCCAGTGGGCATAGCTCCAACCACTCGTCCCCACGTGCAGCTTTCCAGCTGGCATCAAGACTGCCCTCGCGAGATGCTTGGGTCACTCGAGTTCGCCGGTACCTCTGCCGATCACACGTTCAGCATTTTGAGATATGCAACGCTCTGTTGCGTGAGCTCCCAGTTTTGCTCTACGTAGTAGTTCTTGACCCCGCCCACTTTTGCAGCGGTGAACGTCTTGACCCAATCGATACTGCCTTTGCCGAGCGCCACCTGCGGCCGCCGGCCTGCGCGCCGCCCTCCCTGCGTATCGCCGCCCGATGGGGGGGCTGCGCTCATATCGATGTCCTGCAGATGCATCGAAAAGAAACGGCCCGGGTATTTGATGAAGTAATCGGCGGCGACAAAGCCCGCAGCGATGGCGGACATCTGAAACTGGAACTTGACCAACGCCGGATCGAGCATTTCCAGCAACATGTCATAGGTCCGCGTGCCATCCACCGACGACATCTCGAAGCCTTCGTTGTGCAAGCCCTGCTGTATGCCGGCCTTCGCGGCGATAGCGGCGATTCGGTTGTACTCCTCCGCCGCCTTCTTCACCTGGTCGAGCGTCGGGTGGTTGCCCCCGTTTCCGTCCCCCAAGCTGGCGGTAATCATCTGCGTGATGCCGATTTCTTTGGCCCACTCGATGCTCTTCTCCTGTGAGTTTCGCAACTCGTCCATGGAGAAGTGGGAACTCACGGATTTCAGGCCGTGGTCCGTTAGGATGGTCTTCACGCCCTTCGGGTCCGCGAGCGGCGCGAACTCGTCGCCGTAGCCGATCGGCGAACACAACTCGAGATCGGTCACACCGATCCCGGCAATCTTCTTCACGAATGCCGGAAAGTCCTTGAGCATCAGACGCAGGGGCCAGACCTGGCATCCAATGGGCAATCCCAAGGGGCTCGCCGCGACTTTCTCCGCGCCTGCCAGCAGGCATCCTGCCACGCCGGATCCCATCGCCGCACTCTTGATGAAACCGCGTCTCGATATCGTGCTCATGTCTATGGCTCCTCCGTTACATTTCCCAGCCCGCACGATACTCGCGGGTAAGGTGCTTGTTTGCCTCGGGAACGTTCGTGATCGTTGCATTGGACGAATCCCAAAGAAGTCTTCTGCCGCCCAGCCGCAATGAAACAGCCGCCAGGTTCATCGCGTCGGAAATCGGGCCCGCAAGTGTGAAATCCCCGTAACTGGCCTGGCCTCCTTTGAAAGCGCTGATCCAGGCCGAATTGCGGTTGCCCCGCTGGCGCGGGGCGGGCTCGGCCGGATTGTTGGCCGCTTGGTAAGCGCGCATCTTTGCTTCGGGTATCAATTGAGGTTCTTCCGCGCGGAAACCGCCGAGGATCTTCCCCTGGTCGCCAATAAACAGCATCCCTTCCTCATCGAGTTCCTTGTTCTCCGCGAGGAGCTCGTCAGGGGTGGGCGGCCTGACGCCTCCGTCATACCAGAAGATGTCCACGGCGCCTCGATTCCCTTTGGGCGCAAATCGCATACGAACCGTACACGCCGTGGGAAATGAATAATCGTTATTGATCCGCTCGCAAACCAGGTCTGAAACAGCACACACGTGGCTCGGAGCGGACTCCACAATGACAGGCGAATCCAGATCAAGGAGTTGGAATATGGGCCAGAGACTGTAGTGTCCCATGTCGGCAATCGATCCGCCCCCAAACTCATACCAGCCGCGGAAATTGGTGTGGGTGTAATTGGGGTGATACGGGCGCTCCAACGATGGGCCCAACCAGAGGTCCCAGTCGAATCCCGCAGGGATCGGAGGCGTGTCGGTGGGCACAGTCGCGAATTGAGGCCACATGGGACGGCTCGACCAGTTGTGGATCTCCCGCAGCGTGCCGATGGCGCCGCTCGTGATCATGTCCAGCGCCGGTTTCACACGTGAGCCGTCACTGGCCGGCAGGAAATGCGTGGCAATGTTCTTCGCGCGGGCGGTCTCGACGACGAGCCGGGCCTCCAACAGCCGATTCGCCAGCGGCTTGTGCATGACCACATTCTTTCCCTTTTTCAGGGCCGCGACAGCCGCGGCGGCGTGCGTGTGATCCGGCGTCATCACCTTCACCGCGGTCACGTCTTCTTCTTTCTCCAGCAATTCACGGAAATCCACATAGGTGGCGCATCCCTTGAACCGTGCCTTACCGCGCTGTTTGGCGTAATAGGTTTCGACAATCTCCTTGCCGACATCCCGGCCCCCCGGCGGATGGTTGATACCTTCTCTCCAACCGGGTTCCTGAAGCAGCTCCCGGACTACGTTCCGGACCTCGCCCTTTTCCCATTCCAGGTAGTTCTCGCCGTCCTTCTCGACATCGCACATGGCAACGACCTGGACGTCCGGGCTCGCAAGTATGCCGCCGATCTCCCGAACGGCCTGTGTCCCGAAACCGATGCAGGCCAAAGTCACTTTCTCGCTGGGCGCAACGAACCCCTGGCCGCCCAGCACATGTCGTGGGACGATAGAGATGCCGGCAGCTGCCGCGCCGCCCGCCTGCATGAACTGGCGCCGAGAAAGGTTGCCGTCAGCGTTTGTGTTTTCTGTGTGCGAAGGACTGTTTTTCATTGGAGTTCTCCCCACGGCGATTGCTAGTGCATCCGAACCCTCGGAATGACCTGCATGCCTGAAGTCCTCTGTCCTTGTGCCCGCCCACGCCCCGCATGGACACTCGAGCGATCAGCCCGCCTCCTCAATATTACCGGATTTCCGATTCATCCAGGTAATGGTTGCACGCTCATGCGCAGCCCCTTTCTCGGGGGCGGCCGAACAGGAACCTCATGGCTCATTTGGCCACGGATCCTTTAATCCCGCGGTTTACCAACTTGGCAATGCTGGCGATTGCTTGTGGAAAAGCTGTAGCCCTGGCAGGCGCCGCGACGTAGCGGGGCTGCCATTCGGGATGGAACTTCTCCTTGTAGCGGCGCAGGCCTTGAAAGTTGTAGAACCGCTCGCCATGTTCGAAGACAAGCGCTGCCACGCGGTTCCACAGGGGTGAAGCTTGCCGTTTCTCAATGCCAGAGAGGGGCGCCATGCCGAGATTCAAGTCCTGGAATCCTTGCTCTTTGCCCCAAAGCATAAGTCTAAGAAAGAGGTAGTCCATGACTCCGGCGGGAGCGTTTTCGGAATGGCGCATGAGATCTATGCTGAGCTCTTCCTTGCCCTTGGTTTCGAAGAGGTTCGCGAAGGCCACAATGCGTCCGTCCTGCCTCAGAATGGCATGACGAAACTGGACAAGGTATTTCGGATCGAAAAAACCGAGTGAGAACCCTTTCTCTCGTGTTTTCTTGTGACGCAGCCAATCATTCGAGATCGTCTCGAGTTCGGGCAGCAGGGCGGGCACCTCCTCACGCTCGACAATGTGAAAGGCCGTACTTTCGCGTTCGAGCCTGTTCAGGATATGGCGTTCCGTCTTCCGGCCCGAGCCATCGAGGGAGAAAGACGCGAGGTTTACGTGGGCTTCTTCGCCTATCTTGACGGACATCAGGCCCAAGTCGGCGTAGAGGTAAAGATTCTCGGGTCTGACCTCGTAGAAGACTTGCATGAGTCCCTGGCGATCGCAGAGTTCCCGGAACTGCCAGGCGAGTTCGCGCCGGACACTCTCCGGGCCGACAGGGTCGCCCATGGCAACCGCGCAACGTCCAGCCACATTGTACATGATGAAGCCGCAGTCCGAGGTGTCCACCACGAACCGTTTATCTCCCAGCAACGCCAAGAAGGCGCATGTGTCAGTCGATGTAGCTATGATCCTGCGTATGGAGCCGGACACAGACGTGTCCGCGGCAAGTTTTCCGGCTGGCGCCGGCCGCAGCAGTCGCGTCAACCCGAAACATGCGACCAGGATACCCACTCCGACAGCGGCTCGCAGTGATCGCGGGGCACTCTTACTGAACTCGAACTGCCACCAGAGTTGCGAGGAGTATTCGACATGCTTATGCGCGAACAAACCCAGCCAGAAACTACTGGCGAGGACCATAGCGACACCCACGGTCCATGCCAGGCCCAGGCGAGGAGACAAAAGCGAACCCTTGCGGTAAAACTCCCCTCGGCACGGCAACAACGCAGCCAGAATCAGCCCGAGGAGCACGGCTTCTTCGTAGTCCAACCCTTTGACGAGAGAAACCACTATGCCAACCAATAACAGCGCCACTACCCCCCAATAGGCCGCGTCGACGCGCCGCTGAAGCGCCCGGGCCACGAGAAGGAGCGCCACACCGACAAGGCTGGCTGCAAAATGAGAAGTCTCCAGGAGCGGCAGGGGGATCCTGGATTCAAGCAGAGCGATTCGCCCGGACGCCGGAGGAGACGCCCCGGAAAGGAGCAGAACGCATCCCGCAATAAGAGTCAGAAACGCAAAGGCATCGGGGGCGATTGGCGAGAGGGCCCGGATTGTCTGCGAGGCGCGGCCAAACACAATACGCCGTTGGGCAAGTTCATATATTCCGAGGACCGTCACGGCAAGTAGCAGAGGCGTCAGGTAGTAGAGCACACGAAACACGATCAGCGCGGTAAGAATGCGCGCGGAGGGCGCATAGGGCGTCAGACAAGCAATGAGGACCGTTTCAAACACGCCGAGGCCGCCGGGGACTTGGCTTACCAATCCGGCGAGGAGCGCCAACATGAAGAAACCGGCAAAGGAGGGAAAACCGATGGGCGTATCAAACGACATCAGGCAATAAGCAACCCACGCTGTTACAGATAAATCGGCGACGCCCACCAACACCTGGCCGATCGCGAGTCTTCCGGAAGGTAGCTCGAGGCGCCACTTTTTCCAGTGGAGGTTTGCACGCCCTGAAAGACTTGCTGCCAGGTAACATGCGCTTATACCGGTCAAGCCAACCCCGAGGGGAAGACGAAACTGCGCGGGGAAAAGCGGCGGAAACACACCCCTCGGTTCCAGGAGACACGCCGCGCCGCCCATCGCGGCAAAGCCCAACCACCCGGTGAGCGTACAGAAAGCGATAATACGGGCAATATCGCCCGCGGAAACCCCCCAGCTCGAATAAAGGCGGTAGCGGATAGCGCCACCGCTCAAGAAAGAATACCCCACGTTGTTGCTGAGGGCGTACCCCGAGAAGGATACCAGCGCAAGGCGGTGATACGGCATCGGAATAGAGGCATAGCGAAATGCCAACACGTCGTAGAGGGTCAGGATGAAGTACCCCAAAGCGGTAAGAAACGCGGCCAGTGCAATATGCCCAGAGGATATGGCGTGAAAGGCCTCGCGCAATTCCTGGTAGTGGACGTTGCGAAACTCGTGATGGATGGACATTCCCGCCGCCAAGAACGCCGCGATGCCCACTGCAGGAGCGGCCTTGTGCAAGATGGAGCGGAACGAATAGCCGCTGCTATCTATGGCCGTATTATCCATGCATGCCCGCCCTGTTTCGCGTCTCTTGCCTCATCCGAGACCGCGTCCACGAGATGTTGTTCGCATCTGTGAGTGCTCGCTGCTGCAATGAACTTACAGCCTCGGGTACGTGAACGTCAACGATGCTCAACGTAATCAAGAACTGCCGTGTGTGGTTGTCCCCAAAGCCCGGTATCGCCGCGTATCTGACGGCTGAGAATCTTGCCCTTTGTCAACAACTCATCGGGCTCAATAAAAACCAGCATTACCCAAGCCATCACCAGTCACTTGAATCTCTTCACTACCCTGGTGATAATCACGGCAACGGGCGCTGCAGTGTTACGCCGCCATCCGCTGCACTTCCTGACCGCCGCCCACAACGAGGCGTTCCGGCCGGCGCGGAGAAGCTGCGCGGCTGAAGGCGGGCGTCAGGCATGCGGGGATCCAGACGATGGCTGAAACGGTGCCGGCCCTTCGTCGGCTCGACAGGAGTGCCTACCCTGAATTGACCGGGTACTCGGACGAGGAGATTTGGCGCGACAATGAGGGCCCCGGTGCGCTCTATCTGGCCGCACGGCTCTCGCGCCACATGGGAGTGAAGAAAGGCGGTCTCGTTCTGGATCTTGGCTGCGGCAAGGGGGAGTCCTCGATCTTCCTGGCCAGGCATCTCAGCGTCCGCGTGGTCGCCGTCGATCTGTGGACAGAAGCAACGTTTCTTGCCGGCAAATTCACGCGTCGCGGCTACGGGTCCCGGATCCTGCCTCTTACGTTGGACGCGCGGAGACCCCTGCCCTTCTCAAAGGGTTTCTTCGATGCGGTCTTCTGCATGAACTCCCTGAGTTTCTTCGGCGGCGACGCGGATTCTCTACGCCGGCTTGTCAGCCACATCAAGCCGGGCGGTTCCCTGGTCGCCGGCGGGGAGTGCATGAGCGGGAAGTTCACGGACGAACAGAGACGCGACCCTCCGAAAGTCTACAGCTTCGCCGAAGGCGTATGGGAGAACGGCTTCCTGAAACTCCATTCGCCAGCGTGGTGGCGGGAGCTGTTCATAGCCTCTGAGGTCCTGGACGTGCGCGAATGCGCCGAACTCGACGATGGCGTCGTTATGCATGAAGAGATGTTGACTGCCGCTTCGCCGCGCGGGTACCTTGGGGTGAGTGCTGCACAGACGAGGGAGCTGGAAATGCGGCAAGTGCTGTACGGCCGCGAACATGACCCGCGGATGACGGTATTCCTTGCCGCTGCTTCGAGGAAGCGATAGCCCGACAAGGAGCTGGGTCCGGCGGCGGAGACGCCGCAGCTCAGCCCCAGCGCTGGCGTGAAAGGAACAGTATCCATGAACGCTCCGAAGGACAGCCATCCAGGGGATGGCGACAAGACCGACTCGCCGAGGGCGGAGGCGAGTCCTTGTCCGGACGCGCCCGAACCCATGGCCGAACCCCATCCCGAAGCCGGCGCAGTCCATGCCTTTGCTGGTATGGACTTTGTGTGGGTTCCGCCAGGGACCTTCCTGATGGGAAGTCCCCTCGGTGAGGAGGACCGGTATGAAGACGAGGTGCAACATCAGGTCGCCATTCCCGAGGGGTTCTGGCTGGG
Protein-coding regions in this window:
- the mprF gene encoding bifunctional lysylphosphatidylglycerol flippase/synthetase MprF; amino-acid sequence: MDNTAIDSSGYSFRSILHKAAPAVGIAAFLAAGMSIHHEFRNVHYQELREAFHAISSGHIALAAFLTALGYFILTLYDVLAFRYASIPMPYHRLALVSFSGYALSNNVGYSFLSGGAIRYRLYSSWGVSAGDIARIIAFCTLTGWLGFAAMGGAACLLEPRGVFPPLFPAQFRLPLGVGLTGISACYLAASLSGRANLHWKKWRLELPSGRLAIGQVLVGVADLSVTAWVAYCLMSFDTPIGFPSFAGFFMLALLAGLVSQVPGGLGVFETVLIACLTPYAPSARILTALIVFRVLYYLTPLLLAVTVLGIYELAQRRIVFGRASQTIRALSPIAPDAFAFLTLIAGCVLLLSGASPPASGRIALLESRIPLPLLETSHFAASLVGVALLLVARALQRRVDAAYWGVVALLLVGIVVSLVKGLDYEEAVLLGLILAALLPCRGEFYRKGSLLSPRLGLAWTVGVAMVLASSFWLGLFAHKHVEYSSQLWWQFEFSKSAPRSLRAAVGVGILVACFGLTRLLRPAPAGKLAADTSVSGSIRRIIATSTDTCAFLALLGDKRFVVDTSDCGFIMYNVAGRCAVAMGDPVGPESVRRELAWQFRELCDRQGLMQVFYEVRPENLYLYADLGLMSVKIGEEAHVNLASFSLDGSGRKTERHILNRLERESTAFHIVEREEVPALLPELETISNDWLRHKKTREKGFSLGFFDPKYLVQFRHAILRQDGRIVAFANLFETKGKEELSIDLMRHSENAPAGVMDYLFLRLMLWGKEQGFQDLNLGMAPLSGIEKRQASPLWNRVAALVFEHGERFYNFQGLRRYKEKFHPEWQPRYVAAPARATAFPQAIASIAKLVNRGIKGSVAK
- a CDS encoding Gfo/Idh/MocA family oxidoreductase, which codes for MKNSPSHTENTNADGNLSRRQFMQAGGAAAAGISIVPRHVLGGQGFVAPSEKVTLACIGFGTQAVREIGGILASPDVQVVAMCDVEKDGENYLEWEKGEVRNVVRELLQEPGWREGINHPPGGRDVGKEIVETYYAKQRGKARFKGCATYVDFRELLEKEEDVTAVKVMTPDHTHAAAAVAALKKGKNVVMHKPLANRLLEARLVVETARAKNIATHFLPASDGSRVKPALDMITSGAIGTLREIHNWSSRPMWPQFATVPTDTPPIPAGFDWDLWLGPSLERPYHPNYTHTNFRGWYEFGGGSIADMGHYSLWPIFQLLDLDSPVIVESAPSHVCAVSDLVCERINNDYSFPTACTVRMRFAPKGNRGAVDIFWYDGGVRPPTPDELLAENKELDEEGMLFIGDQGKILGGFRAEEPQLIPEAKMRAYQAANNPAEPAPRQRGNRNSAWISAFKGGQASYGDFTLAGPISDAMNLAAVSLRLGGRRLLWDSSNATITNVPEANKHLTREYRAGWEM
- a CDS encoding exo-alpha-sialidase, translated to MFTKLVVGVWVLPFSILLAVHAFALDIGQAAGPVSFENLDGVHRVMTNENYASRKATVLVFLSSRSEAALDQIEAMNDLYRRIRLDGILFVGVCPDPNQKGEELRTFLQNVGCIIPVYRDPQGEVAKQFGATVTPEYFMLDEKGILVYHGALGEREAGLELAIQEHLAGKEVTARAAVKGDPIDSTAPERQVPNKYGTIYFASQLIFEKIPGAAVHHCSTVAEASNKDILCLWYGGSYESAEDQALFLARQRNGQAAWDEPQRLIFDPNMPPGNAVIFQGPDQRLWLIWGRMESERPIRRGSGWGECRLMYRTSADNGVTWSGDTEIPDGFGSFPRNLPFTLSDGRFGIPMSGEGPQGHGGSYLLFLDPAGPAWTRSAFVRGGSQPTIIQRGTGELLMLMRSSPRIRQSISADGGATWPASQATELKNPGSGICMTKLKSGRVLLAFNDTDGDDRTPFNLIQSTDDGITWQDLRTLEADWGEFSYPSIIQASDGRIHLTYTYRRFSIKHTVFNENWLTSLERPN
- a CDS encoding twin-arginine translocation signal domain-containing protein, giving the protein MSTISRRGFIKSAAMGSGVAGCLLAGAEKVAASPLGLPIGCQVWPLRLMLKDFPAFVKKIAGIGVTDLELCSPIGYGDEFAPLADPKGVKTILTDHGLKSVSSHFSMDELRNSQEKSIEWAKEIGITQMITASLGDGNGGNHPTLDQVKKAAEEYNRIAAIAAKAGIQQGLHNEGFEMSSVDGTRTYDMLLEMLDPALVKFQFQMSAIAAGFVAADYFIKYPGRFFSMHLQDIDMSAAPPSGGDTQGGRRAGRRPQVALGKGSIDWVKTFTAAKVGGVKNYYVEQNWELTQQSVAYLKMLNV
- a CDS encoding class I SAM-dependent methyltransferase gives rise to the protein MAETVPALRRLDRSAYPELTGYSDEEIWRDNEGPGALYLAARLSRHMGVKKGGLVLDLGCGKGESSIFLARHLSVRVVAVDLWTEATFLAGKFTRRGYGSRILPLTLDARRPLPFSKGFFDAVFCMNSLSFFGGDADSLRRLVSHIKPGGSLVAGGECMSGKFTDEQRRDPPKVYSFAEGVWENGFLKLHSPAWWRELFIASEVLDVRECAELDDGVVMHEEMLTAASPRGYLGVSAAQTRELEMRQVLYGREHDPRMTVFLAAASRKR
- a CDS encoding DUF72 domain-containing protein → MPAGKLHVGTSGWSYAHWARGRFYPRGLKAGEWLQFFAERFATVEVNTTFYRLPGETMVTRWAAVTPPDFRFALKLWRRITHEKRLIDCGEEVREFFAAVAPLGAKRGPLLVQLPPSQRRDTARLDTFLADLKEAAGRTPWHVAVECRNRDWIGDELTDVLDRHDAALCLADMPRCSTTEPNASSFVYVRRHGPTGHYQERYSGAVIRKDAARVREWLDAGREVFVYFNNDIEGYAVENARELIEAVENVHHET